Part of the Desulfohalovibrio reitneri genome is shown below.
GCGAAATCTATACGGACGTCGAGGGCGTCTACACCACAGACCCCAACATCTGCGACAAGGCCCGCAAGCTGGACCGCGTCAGCTACGACGAAATGCTCGAAATGGCCTCCATGGGGGCCAAAGTCCTGCAAATCCGTTCCGTGGAATTCGCCAAAAAATACGGCGTCAACGTCCACGTCCGCTCCACTTTTTCCGACACCCCCGGTACAATCGTCTCCCAGGAGGTTCCGTCCATGGAACACGTGCTCGTTTCCGGCATCGCCTACGACAAGGACCAGGCCCGCGTCACCATCTACGACGTGCTGGACCAGCCGGGCGTGGCTTCCTCCATCTTCGGCCCCATCGCCCGCGAGGGCATCCTCGTGGACATGATCATCCAGAACACCTCGCGCGACGGGCACACGGATATGACCTTCACCGTTCCCCGCAAAGACCTGGAGCGGACCGTCACACTCCTGAAGCAGGCGCAGGAGACCATCCACGCCAAGGACATCCAGTCCGACACCGGCGTCTGCAAGGTCTCGGTCATCGGCGTGGGTATGCGCAACCACTCCGGCGTGGCCTCCAAGGCGTTCGAGGCCCTGGCGCGCGAGGGAATCAATCTGCTGATGATCTCGACTTCAGAGATCAAGATCACCATGCTGCTTGAGGACAAGTACGCCGAATTGGCGGTGCGGACCCTGCACGAGGCCTTCGAGCTGGACAAACACCCCGAGGAACGGGTGACAGAGTGATGAGCCGGCGCATCCAGATCTACGACACCACCCTGCGCGACGGGTCCCAGGCCGAGGAGATCAACTTCACCTCGGACGACAAGATCCTTGTGGCCAGGCAATTGGACCAACTTGGCGTGACTTACGCCGAAGGCGGTTTCCCTGGCTCCAATCCAACCGACAGGGCGTTCTTCCGCGAGGTCGGGAAAGAGCGCTTTACGAACCTGACCATCACCGCATTCGGTGCCACCCACTCCTCCAAGACCACGGCGGAGAACGATACCGGACTCAAAGCGCTGGTTGAATCACGAGCCCCAGTGGCCACCATCTTCGGCAAATGCTGGGACCTGCACGTACGCGACGCCCTGCGCATCGACAAAGAGCGGAATCTGGGCATAATCAGGAACACCGTCTCTTTCCTCAAGAATCACTTTAGGGAAGTGTTCTTTGACGCCGAGCACTTTTTCGACGGCTTCATGCATCCCCTTGCCGAGGAAGGCGGGGAACCGTACGCCATATCCTGCCTGCGAGCTGCGTTTGACGCGGGTGCCGACGTCCTTGTTCTATGCGACACCAACGGCGGCAGCATGCCACACCAGATCGTGGAAGCCATGGGAACGGTCCAGCGGGCGCTGCCCGAGGCGCGGTTGGGCATCCACACCCACAACGACGGCGACCTGGCCGTGGCCAACTCTCTGGAGGCGGTGCGCGCCGGAGCCTGTCAAGTACAAGGGACCATCAATGGGTACGGGGAGCGCTGCGGCAACGCCAACCTGTGCTCCATAATCCCAGCGCTGCAAACCAAGATGGGGCTGGAGTGCCTGCCCGAGGGCTGCCAGGAAAACCTCACCCGCATTTCCCACTATGTGGCCGAGACCGCCAACCTCCGTCCTTTCCTGCGGCAGCCCTACGTGGGCCGTTCCGCCTTCGCCCACAAGGGCGGCGTGCATGTCTCGGCGGTCATGCGCAATCCGGCCACCTACGAGCACATCGACCCCGCCGTGGTGGGCAACGTGCAACGCGTCCTGCTCTCGGAGCTGGCTGGGCGCTCCAACGTGCTGGCCATGGCCTCGCGCTACTACGAGGACCTGGACAAAAACGACCCCCACGTGGAATCGCTCCTGGCCGAGATCAAGGAACGGGAGAAGATGGGCTACGAGTACTCCGCCGCCGAGGCCTCGTTCATGCTGCTCTTCTTCCGCACAATGGGCTGGTCGCGGCGCTACTTTGAACACATCAACTTCCGGGTTCTTGACGCCAAGCGCGGCGGCGAGGACCCTATTTCCGAGGCCACGGTGATCCTCAAGGTTCGCGGCCAGCACATACACACCGCAGCCGACGGCCAGGGACCGGTCAACGCCCTGGACAACGCCCTGCGCAAGGCTCTGCTCGACTCCTATCCGGGGCTGGCGGAAATGCGCCTGGTGGACTTCAAAGTGCGTGTGCTCTCCGGATATCAGCGTGACACCGGCGGGACGGCTTCCTATGTGCGGGTGCTCATTGAATCCGGCGACAAGCAGGAAAAATGGACCACCGTGGGGCTGTCGCACAACATCATCGACGCCTCCTGGGAAGCCCTGGTGGACGCCATCACCTACAAGCTTTTCAAGGACGATCCCCAGAAGTGGCCGGTCAAAAAGAAAGACCTGTAGAATTAGCCGTCCTGTCAGACAATCAGGCCCTGCCCGGCTTCTCAA
Proteins encoded:
- a CDS encoding aspartate kinase, which encodes MEIIVQKFGGTSVANLECMKRVREVVACKLDQGVKVAVVLSAMAGETNRLISLAESFSTAPDPSELDVLVTTGEQASVSLFSMLLKDAGVKARSLLGHQIQVRTSCEYGNARILDIEAEAMKNHFQDNDVLVIAGFQGCDEHGRLTTLGRGGSDTSAVALAAALGASSCEIYTDVEGVYTTDPNICDKARKLDRVSYDEMLEMASMGAKVLQIRSVEFAKKYGVNVHVRSTFSDTPGTIVSQEVPSMEHVLVSGIAYDKDQARVTIYDVLDQPGVASSIFGPIAREGILVDMIIQNTSRDGHTDMTFTVPRKDLERTVTLLKQAQETIHAKDIQSDTGVCKVSVIGVGMRNHSGVASKAFEALAREGINLLMISTSEIKITMLLEDKYAELAVRTLHEAFELDKHPEERVTE
- the cimA gene encoding citramalate synthase — encoded protein: MSRRIQIYDTTLRDGSQAEEINFTSDDKILVARQLDQLGVTYAEGGFPGSNPTDRAFFREVGKERFTNLTITAFGATHSSKTTAENDTGLKALVESRAPVATIFGKCWDLHVRDALRIDKERNLGIIRNTVSFLKNHFREVFFDAEHFFDGFMHPLAEEGGEPYAISCLRAAFDAGADVLVLCDTNGGSMPHQIVEAMGTVQRALPEARLGIHTHNDGDLAVANSLEAVRAGACQVQGTINGYGERCGNANLCSIIPALQTKMGLECLPEGCQENLTRISHYVAETANLRPFLRQPYVGRSAFAHKGGVHVSAVMRNPATYEHIDPAVVGNVQRVLLSELAGRSNVLAMASRYYEDLDKNDPHVESLLAEIKEREKMGYEYSAAEASFMLLFFRTMGWSRRYFEHINFRVLDAKRGGEDPISEATVILKVRGQHIHTAADGQGPVNALDNALRKALLDSYPGLAEMRLVDFKVRVLSGYQRDTGGTASYVRVLIESGDKQEKWTTVGLSHNIIDASWEALVDAITYKLFKDDPQKWPVKKKDL